The following are from one region of the Planctomycetaceae bacterium genome:
- a CDS encoding efflux RND transporter permease subunit: MNFIRLSIENPVKVTVGVFLIVLFGGIAYFGTPVQLTPDVIEPQITVTTLWPGASAQEVEREIIDEQEEQLKSVEGLDEFTSESADSSGTIVMKFPVGTELADARARVAEKLNQVPQYPPDAREPTITSVDANANAVAWFILSPVPPTREDLQNLADQHPELAGPLDGMIRGQERISLVKLNSMVPEFPVLETFSLGRNNPALMRKFAEEFIESAFERVPGIANANVLGGQEQECRVIVSPTRLAAFGVTFDQLRSALQGQNQNTSAGDIQEGKLRNVVRTLGQFQSPEQIEETIIAYRDSAPIRVGDVATVRIDYKKPSGVVRQMGLSALAINAQQAPGTNLKEIMGPPREQLDRDGDGEITALELAESERIFGNNLRIAAEELNLGVLKQHGLRLDQVYDQTLYLDSATELVTNNVYLGGSLAVLILLLFLRSVRSVLIVGLAIPISVIGTCLFVRIFDRSINVISLAGMAFAVGMVVDNAIVVLENIYRHYQMGKPPREASMKGAQEVWGAVLASTLTTLAVFVPVIFVEGQAGQLFRDIAIAISCAVGLSLLVSVTVIPAAACRVLRSQRTEAERIEEDNAQLGFGLKGLFGLARFFSWGTDRFAALTYRLLSLKGSWLVRLAIVAVFVVGSLVLSEVLLPDTEYLPNGNRNLIIAILLPPPGYNVDQMIRLGEKIENDVAPYWLGTAGDDAPAIDSFFFVARGRMLFMGARAVDELQAEALIPILSKAAAAQPGVIPIVSQASLFESAISGGRTIDLEITGPDLEVLVTEAQKAFGLAMQKFPMTEGNQIRPIPGLDLSSPELHVVPNPKKAAELGVTAASLGYTVNALVDGAYAGDYQHNGRRIDLSIYGEDEYASRTQDVANLPIRTPLGETVPLSAIADVHLSRGPEQINHTERLRSITIQIKPGPHIPLEGALRTVEKEIRQTLMQSDVFQSGLYQIRLAGTADKLADTWFELKWNLVLAVVLTYLLMAALFESFLYPTVIMTSVALALVGGLIGLALLNVFTYQALDMLTMLGFVILIGTVVNNAILIVHQALILMREDGMDSAAAVSESVRTRVRPIFMSTLTTVLGMLPLVVSFPTYVNGKWLWIGGAGSELYRGLGSVVLGGLIVSTLFTLVLVPMGFSLMVDAQLAIRARLARVRTPAPAASPRQPTGDAV, encoded by the coding sequence GTGAACTTCATTCGTCTGTCCATTGAGAATCCGGTCAAGGTCACGGTCGGCGTGTTTCTGATCGTCCTGTTCGGCGGGATCGCTTATTTCGGCACACCGGTGCAGTTAACACCGGACGTGATCGAACCACAGATCACCGTTACAACACTGTGGCCCGGAGCCAGCGCTCAGGAGGTGGAGCGGGAGATCATCGACGAGCAGGAAGAGCAGCTGAAAAGCGTTGAAGGACTTGACGAGTTCACCAGTGAAAGCGCCGACAGCAGCGGCACGATCGTGATGAAGTTTCCGGTCGGCACCGAACTCGCCGACGCGCGGGCTCGTGTTGCCGAAAAACTGAACCAGGTGCCTCAGTATCCGCCGGACGCTCGCGAACCCACCATCACCAGTGTCGACGCGAACGCCAATGCGGTGGCATGGTTCATCCTGTCTCCCGTGCCTCCAACGCGGGAAGATCTGCAGAACCTGGCCGATCAGCACCCGGAACTGGCCGGACCGCTGGACGGCATGATTCGCGGGCAGGAGCGGATCAGTCTGGTGAAGCTGAATTCGATGGTCCCGGAATTCCCGGTGCTGGAGACATTTTCGCTGGGCCGCAACAACCCGGCCCTGATGCGGAAATTCGCAGAGGAATTCATCGAATCGGCGTTTGAACGCGTGCCCGGAATCGCAAACGCCAACGTCCTGGGAGGACAGGAACAGGAATGCCGCGTCATCGTCAGCCCGACGCGACTGGCTGCTTTCGGCGTGACATTCGATCAGCTCCGCAGCGCCCTTCAGGGCCAGAACCAAAACACGTCCGCCGGGGACATTCAGGAAGGAAAGCTGCGAAACGTCGTGCGGACGCTGGGTCAGTTCCAATCGCCTGAACAGATCGAAGAAACCATCATCGCCTACCGCGACAGTGCTCCGATCAGAGTCGGCGACGTCGCGACGGTGCGCATCGACTACAAGAAACCTTCCGGAGTCGTCCGGCAGATGGGACTGAGCGCGCTGGCGATCAATGCTCAGCAGGCACCGGGAACGAATCTGAAGGAAATCATGGGACCGCCGCGCGAACAACTGGACCGCGACGGGGATGGCGAAATTACCGCCCTGGAACTGGCTGAGTCGGAACGCATTTTCGGAAACAATCTGCGGATCGCCGCTGAGGAACTGAACCTGGGTGTCCTGAAGCAACACGGACTGCGGCTGGACCAGGTGTACGACCAGACGCTGTATCTCGATTCGGCCACGGAACTCGTGACCAACAATGTCTACCTTGGCGGATCTCTGGCGGTACTGATTCTGCTGCTGTTCCTGCGAAGTGTGCGATCCGTCCTGATTGTCGGGCTGGCCATTCCCATCAGCGTCATCGGTACCTGCCTGTTCGTTCGAATCTTCGACCGCAGCATCAACGTCATCAGTCTTGCGGGAATGGCATTCGCGGTCGGCATGGTGGTCGACAACGCCATCGTCGTGCTGGAGAACATCTACCGCCACTACCAGATGGGAAAGCCGCCGCGGGAAGCGTCGATGAAGGGAGCACAGGAAGTCTGGGGAGCGGTACTGGCCTCAACCCTGACAACGCTGGCCGTGTTTGTGCCGGTGATTTTCGTTGAGGGACAGGCCGGGCAGTTGTTTCGGGACATCGCCATCGCCATCAGTTGCGCCGTTGGACTTTCGCTGCTTGTCAGCGTGACCGTGATTCCCGCCGCGGCATGCCGCGTCCTGCGCAGCCAGCGTACGGAAGCGGAGCGAATCGAAGAAGACAACGCTCAACTGGGCTTCGGCTTAAAGGGCCTGTTCGGACTTGCAAGGTTCTTCAGTTGGGGCACCGACAGGTTCGCGGCACTGACGTACCGGCTTCTGTCACTGAAGGGAAGCTGGCTGGTGCGACTGGCGATCGTGGCAGTGTTCGTCGTCGGATCGCTGGTACTTAGCGAAGTTCTGTTGCCGGACACGGAGTATCTGCCGAACGGGAATCGCAATCTGATCATCGCGATCCTGCTGCCGCCTCCGGGGTACAACGTCGATCAGATGATCAGGCTGGGAGAAAAGATCGAAAACGACGTCGCTCCGTACTGGCTGGGCACCGCCGGCGATGATGCCCCGGCGATCGACAGCTTCTTCTTCGTCGCTCGCGGGCGAATGCTGTTCATGGGTGCCCGCGCCGTGGACGAACTGCAGGCGGAAGCACTGATCCCGATTCTGTCCAAAGCCGCGGCGGCTCAGCCCGGCGTCATTCCGATCGTCAGCCAGGCCAGTCTGTTCGAAAGCGCGATCAGCGGCGGCCGGACAATCGACCTGGAAATCACCGGGCCGGACCTGGAAGTACTGGTTACGGAAGCACAAAAGGCGTTCGGCCTGGCGATGCAGAAATTTCCCATGACGGAAGGCAATCAGATTCGGCCGATCCCGGGACTTGATCTTTCCAGCCCGGAACTGCACGTGGTCCCCAACCCCAAAAAGGCCGCGGAACTGGGTGTCACGGCGGCAAGCCTGGGATATACCGTCAACGCTCTGGTCGACGGTGCCTATGCCGGCGATTATCAGCACAACGGCAGGCGCATCGACCTGTCCATCTACGGGGAAGATGAATATGCAAGCCGAACTCAGGATGTCGCGAACCTGCCGATTCGTACGCCGCTGGGAGAAACCGTCCCGCTGTCGGCAATCGCTGACGTGCATCTGAGCCGTGGTCCGGAACAGATCAATCACACAGAACGGCTGCGATCCATCACGATTCAAATCAAGCCGGGTCCGCACATTCCACTGGAAGGGGCGCTGCGGACGGTGGAAAAGGAGATTCGCCAGACCCTGATGCAGTCGGACGTTTTTCAGTCCGGGCTTTATCAGATTCGGCTCGCGGGCACAGCGGACAAACTGGCTGACACCTGGTTCGAACTCAAATGGAATCTGGTGCTGGCGGTTGTTCTGACGTATCTGCTGATGGCCGCTCTGTTTGAAAGTTTCCTTTATCCGACCGTGATCATGACCAGCGTGGCACTGGCACTTGTCGGCGGTCTGATCGGCCTGGCGCTGCTGAACGTGTTCACGTACCAGGCGCTGGACATGCTGACGATGCTGGGCTTTGTGATCCTGATCGGAACCGTGGTCAACAATGCCATTCTGATTGTTCACCAGGCACTGATTCTGATGCGGGAAGACGGGATGGATTCCGCGGCCGCAGTTTCCGAAAGCGTCAGAACCCGAGTTCGCCCGATTTTCATGAGCACCCTGACAACGGTGCTGGGAATGCTGCCGCTTGTCGTTTCGTTTCCAACGTATGTCAATGGCAAGTGGCTGTGGATCGGTGGTGCCGGCAGCGAACTGTACCGGGGACTGGGAAGCGTCGTTCTGGGCGGATTGATCGTGTCGACGCTGTTTACGCTCGTGCTGGTGCCGATGGGTTTCAGCCTGATGGTGGACGCTCAACTGGCGATTCGAGCCCGGCTGGCGAGAGTTCGCACCCCGGCTCCGGCGGCTTCACCCCGACAGCCCACCGGCGACGCCGTTTAG
- a CDS encoding PEP-CTERM sorting domain-containing protein (PEP-CTERM proteins occur, often in large numbers, in the proteomes of bacteria that also encode an exosortase, a predicted intramembrane cysteine proteinase. The presence of a PEP-CTERM domain at a protein's C-terminus predicts cleavage within the sorting domain, followed by covalent anchoring to some some component of the (usually Gram-negative) cell surface. Many PEP-CTERM proteins exhibit an unusual sequence composition that includes large numbers of potential glycosylation sites. Expression of one such protein has been shown restore the ability of a bacterium to form floc, a type of biofilm.) — protein sequence MMKRFLSAILFLVVQSAANSTQADLVVSLFRTGDITRSSSWSVTPGEVFSIDAEIHSTSPLPGDLLNSYFAEFTSTPLDASAALFTDQFSVAPYRNSAADYVFGDAEVLGGVTSSSFLSVFDGALPGISDVTIGSTPLLLARMELVADITGTPGDRVVIELDTSATALTTFLSGSLTPVNIASATPATVTFSAVPEPSTVLLLVAGTMFVVAGKVGRRGIFRSRQIAGSQSVPPISELAVSNPEEAANDLPMPAWSAAAR from the coding sequence ATGATGAAACGATTTCTTTCAGCAATTCTGTTCCTGGTCGTCCAATCCGCCGCGAACTCGACGCAGGCCGACCTGGTGGTGAGCCTGTTTCGGACGGGCGACATCACGAGAAGTTCGTCGTGGTCGGTAACACCCGGCGAAGTTTTTTCGATCGACGCGGAGATTCACAGCACGTCGCCATTGCCGGGCGATCTGTTGAATTCGTACTTCGCGGAATTCACATCGACACCGCTCGATGCATCTGCCGCTCTGTTTACCGATCAGTTTTCCGTCGCGCCGTATCGGAATTCTGCAGCAGACTACGTGTTTGGCGACGCAGAAGTTTTGGGCGGCGTGACTTCATCATCGTTCCTCAGCGTGTTTGACGGAGCATTGCCGGGAATCTCTGACGTGACCATCGGCTCGACGCCGCTGCTTCTTGCCCGGATGGAACTGGTTGCCGACATCACCGGGACGCCGGGGGACCGCGTCGTGATCGAACTCGATACGTCGGCCACCGCACTGACGACGTTTCTGTCCGGCTCGCTGACTCCGGTCAACATCGCGTCGGCAACTCCGGCCACGGTCACGTTTTCAGCCGTGCCGGAACCGTCCACGGTCCTGCTGCTGGTTGCCGGCACCATGTTCGTGGTCGCCGGAAAAGTCGGGCGGCGAGGAATTTTCCGATCCAGGCAGATCGCAGGATCTCAAAGTGTGCCCCCAATCTCCGAGCTGGCCGTCAGCAACCCGGAAGAGGCCGCCAACGACCTGCCAATGCCCGCATGGTCGGCAGCCGCCAGGTGA
- a CDS encoding class I SAM-dependent RNA methyltransferase has product MPRFKLIATSTFGLENVVARELKDLGYEDSQVSDGRVLFSGDEIDIARCNLWLRSADRLLIQVGEFPARDFGQLFDQTIALPWPDLLPVDAKFPVSGRSVRSQLRAVPKVQGATKKAIVESLKKKYNRFRFEETGAEFPIEVSLLKDTATLTIDTTGDGLHKRGYREVAGAAPLRETMAAGLVQISYWNRDRPLVDPFCGSGTIPIEAAMIGRNIAPGLGRSFICEDWPWFDRKHFREARAEAKDKRLPKLPVPILACDHDPKAIRIARHSVTEAGVSTDVRLECQEVSELRLTRDYGCIITNPPYGERLGEAEEVEAVYREMGRVFAPLDTWSIYVLTSNRWFEKHFGRRAPRRRKLYNGRLECQYYQYPGPPPPPAELRSDADSEAESNPDAGTTSGSSYSGDDASGEDQ; this is encoded by the coding sequence ATGCCACGTTTCAAATTGATCGCCACCAGCACCTTCGGCCTGGAAAATGTCGTCGCACGGGAACTGAAAGACCTTGGCTACGAGGATTCTCAGGTTTCTGACGGCCGAGTGCTGTTTTCCGGCGATGAAATCGACATCGCCCGCTGCAATCTGTGGCTGCGCAGCGCCGATCGGCTGCTGATTCAGGTCGGCGAATTCCCGGCCCGCGACTTCGGGCAGCTCTTCGATCAGACCATCGCCCTGCCCTGGCCCGATCTGCTGCCCGTCGACGCGAAATTTCCGGTCAGCGGTCGTAGTGTGCGTTCTCAGTTGCGAGCCGTCCCGAAGGTTCAGGGAGCGACCAAGAAGGCCATCGTCGAGAGCCTGAAGAAGAAGTACAACCGATTTCGTTTTGAAGAAACCGGGGCGGAGTTTCCCATCGAAGTGTCGCTGCTGAAAGACACGGCGACGCTGACCATCGACACCACAGGCGACGGGCTGCACAAACGCGGCTACCGCGAAGTCGCCGGCGCTGCGCCTCTGCGGGAAACCATGGCCGCCGGACTGGTCCAGATCAGCTACTGGAACCGCGATCGTCCGCTGGTTGATCCGTTCTGCGGCAGCGGAACAATCCCCATCGAAGCCGCCATGATCGGACGCAACATCGCTCCAGGACTCGGCCGGTCCTTCATCTGCGAAGACTGGCCATGGTTCGATCGAAAACACTTCCGCGAAGCTCGCGCCGAAGCCAAAGACAAACGTCTGCCAAAACTGCCCGTTCCGATTCTGGCGTGCGATCACGATCCCAAAGCCATCCGGATCGCCAGACACAGCGTCACCGAAGCCGGCGTCAGCACCGATGTCCGCCTGGAATGCCAGGAAGTCAGCGAACTGCGGCTGACGCGCGACTACGGCTGCATCATCACAAATCCACCGTACGGCGAACGCCTGGGAGAAGCCGAAGAAGTCGAAGCCGTCTACCGCGAAATGGGCCGCGTGTTCGCACCGCTGGATACCTGGAGCATCTACGTGCTGACGTCCAACCGCTGGTTCGAAAAACACTTCGGCCGCCGGGCTCCACGGAGAAGAAAGCTCTACAACGGCCGCCTGGAATGCCAGTACTACCAATACCCCGGCCCGCCACCACCACCTGCCGAATTGCGATCCGACGCCGACAGTGAGGCCGAATCCAATCCGGATGCCGGAACTACTTCAGGCAGCTCCTATTCTGGTGACGACGCGTCTGGTGAAGATCAGTAG
- a CDS encoding efflux RND transporter periplasmic adaptor subunit, producing the protein MLNRKFLQHSSSLQPLKLTAATFETGLELPGLLSNGLPSHGLLAILALCFSIAGCGSGADVAKADGVADAAAGGPPPALVRVADVIQDRVSPRLMVVGTVRPRHTSIVASGSDGVVEEFSVEEGDFVKTGTVLSRLRMKSTDLDLDEQRAILAEHEAMYQESQSPRPEVVEEAMARQKVAEATLANADRRLNELRELQKRNAAIPSEVEDAEDRLDEAKQNLAAAKAVHQLAAAGVRQEARLQAKARLEAQQMHVAFLESEKEKRTTLAPFDGFVVQEHTYDGQWLAKGAPVVTLAQLDEVDVHVQVDQEFIGQIHPGDDVSVRIPGTAPRQWTGRVRSIVPRTEWQEGSRSFPVIVRIANRFSEAGGTRIPELREGMMAETEFFGDEVDAVLVPKDALVRTSRGTFVFVLNPVKDNEPPSVSMIVVETGVSREELIQATADDLKPGMQVVTEGAERLRPFQAVRVLEQSNAEDSSPAKAPEGR; encoded by the coding sequence ATGCTGAACCGCAAGTTCCTTCAACATAGTTCGTCATTACAACCACTCAAACTGACAGCCGCCACGTTTGAAACCGGCCTGGAACTCCCGGGACTTCTGTCGAATGGGCTGCCGTCGCATGGACTTTTGGCGATTCTCGCGCTGTGCTTCTCAATTGCCGGCTGCGGATCCGGTGCCGATGTTGCCAAGGCTGACGGTGTGGCGGACGCGGCGGCCGGCGGACCACCGCCAGCGCTGGTGCGTGTGGCCGATGTCATCCAGGACCGGGTTTCTCCGCGATTGATGGTGGTCGGCACGGTACGTCCTCGCCATACGAGCATTGTGGCATCGGGTTCGGACGGTGTGGTCGAGGAGTTTTCCGTCGAAGAGGGCGACTTTGTGAAGACCGGGACGGTGCTTTCGCGGCTGAGGATGAAGTCAACCGACCTGGACCTGGACGAACAGCGAGCCATTCTTGCGGAACACGAGGCGATGTATCAGGAGAGCCAGTCTCCGCGTCCCGAAGTTGTGGAGGAGGCCATGGCGCGTCAGAAAGTCGCGGAGGCGACTCTGGCGAACGCTGATCGTCGACTGAACGAACTTCGCGAACTTCAGAAACGCAACGCGGCGATTCCATCGGAAGTGGAGGACGCCGAAGACCGGCTGGATGAAGCAAAGCAGAATCTGGCCGCGGCGAAGGCCGTGCATCAACTGGCCGCGGCGGGTGTTCGCCAGGAAGCCCGGCTGCAGGCGAAGGCTCGGCTGGAAGCGCAGCAGATGCACGTTGCGTTTCTGGAATCCGAAAAGGAAAAGCGGACCACGCTGGCTCCGTTCGACGGTTTCGTCGTGCAGGAACACACGTATGACGGTCAGTGGCTGGCAAAGGGCGCCCCTGTGGTCACGCTGGCGCAACTGGATGAAGTTGACGTACACGTTCAGGTCGACCAGGAATTCATCGGCCAGATTCACCCCGGCGATGACGTCAGTGTCCGAATTCCGGGAACGGCGCCGCGGCAGTGGACGGGCCGCGTCCGTTCGATCGTGCCGCGCACGGAATGGCAGGAAGGGTCTCGAAGTTTTCCGGTGATCGTGCGGATCGCGAACCGGTTTTCCGAAGCCGGCGGGACGCGAATCCCCGAGCTGCGTGAAGGTATGATGGCGGAAACGGAGTTCTTCGGTGACGAAGTCGATGCCGTCCTGGTTCCCAAGGACGCGCTGGTACGGACGTCTCGCGGCACGTTTGTGTTTGTCCTGAATCCCGTGAAGGACAATGAACCGCCCAGCGTCAGCATGATTGTGGTGGAAACCGGTGTCAGCCGCGAGGAACTGATTCAGGCGACGGCAGACGATCTGAAGCCGGGAATGCAGGTTGTCACGGAAGGTGCCGAACGACTGCGGCCGTTCCAGGCGGTCAGGGTGCTGGAGCAGTCCAACGCTGAGGATTCCAGTCCCGCCAAAGCGCCGGAAGGCCGTTGA
- the raiA gene encoding ribosome-associated translation inhibitor RaiA: MQVAITCRHGSVKQDLRDYISAKSEKLVRYLDQVSEIDVTLDFEDGRVNVEMLVEIEGYHTIVAHVEGDDARAAFDRTLNKMEHQVHRYKEKLRDHRQKKPLKEVASAEPAEADEGEEE; this comes from the coding sequence ATGCAGGTTGCGATTACCTGTCGTCATGGAAGTGTTAAGCAGGATCTGCGTGATTACATTTCCGCCAAATCAGAAAAGCTGGTCCGGTACCTGGACCAGGTCAGCGAAATTGACGTGACGCTCGACTTTGAAGACGGCCGTGTCAACGTGGAAATGCTGGTGGAGATCGAAGGATATCACACGATCGTCGCCCACGTGGAAGGAGACGACGCCAGAGCGGCGTTTGACCGCACGCTGAACAAGATGGAGCACCAGGTTCATCGGTACAAGGAAAAGCTGCGCGACCATCGCCAGAAGAAGCCGCTGAAGGAAGTTGCTTCCGCCGAACCGGCCGAGGCAGATGAAGGTGAAGAAG